Within Planococcus citri chromosome 2, ihPlaCitr1.1, whole genome shotgun sequence, the genomic segment atgttgagtaattttagtgcAAAGTTCGATACTTACCACCTCCAGTTGGTTTTGGCCTTGTTTTCGCCACTTAAAacttcgagaacttttgaaaatttgaacagtgAAAGGTAGAACTTTCgggaaaaaactcaaattataAAGGATGAAATtccaaacatttcaattttttaaaatacatatgtacttatacttaaCAGATGTAGAATGCTAAAATCCGTGAATGAAAGTATTCATAAGATGgttattttttggcaaagtgatgaaaatttaacatcaatcgatagggaattttatTCCCTTTAATTTTAAAGCACATAAAAGTTTACCCAAACTCGCGAGCAATcgaaaaaagttgcattttttaaaacgtatttGTGTGTATGTATACCTCGTACTTATCTTAACGTAGGAAACGAAAATGGTAATGTTGAGAAGTATGAACGAACGTATACTGATTCTGTCGTTCTCGTTCATCATGGAATATTAGGAATGCAAAAGGCTGTAGCTTTTATTATTTCGCCTTTTCAAATCCCCTatctattgggaaaagttccattttggtaggtatcgcggttatcgagtaatccactactaaaatggatgatatttcaaattcactgaaaactttgacacccacTTGCGGCCTTTAAAAAGGaatagagggctgcgatttgcgccattagtcatcccctcggaaggtctttccacaggaaaaatttcaaaaaaatcgccaaccccCTTTACAACTTCTTGgtcttttttctgttttgttctgttaTGTTCTGTTCCATtctcaataagattttttcctgatttgttttgttctgtttaTTGCTCAGGCGAAATTATGTTTTTGTGTTTATTGTTCCGtttatttgttctgttctgtccCGTTCCACTAGCCCTagttttttgttcaacttttcagatctcgtttgaaaaaaaatcgttgtgtATTAAGTCGGATTACAACAATTAAATTAGTTTGGTTGATAAAATTTCGCTGGAATTAGTTTTAAACCCCTTCTTCATAgattactttggaaaaaaaaaacagagattcatttattcaattggtataaaattgatacataataggtaaattataatcaaaataatgttaaaaaacaagactggtaagatttttgaaacattcgaCAAGTATACCTTCTAGGTTTGCTTGAATCCTGGCGATTTTCGAAATACGTTGACCGCACGTTTCGTCATTCTGAGGTCTGTATTCCATCGGCATCGGATTTACACCCACGATCATCTCTCCGCTATATGTGCAATTTACTACTTGTAAACTAGTCAGCGTCAGATGCCTTTTATCGAATGATTTGTCGTTATAATtcatccaaatttcagcctcaGGCAATTCTAATTCAACTTCTGTCGATAACGCCATGCTTTCATTGAAAGGATTTTGGTCAAACCAGACTGAAACAGAAGGCCAGTTGGTCCACTGTGTGATTGTTACGTTGTTAATTTTCGATATCGTGCTATTTGGTACACGGAAGGGTAATTCGTAATCGGCGTAGAAAGGCAGGAAGtcgtcgaaaattttcacaggTGGGGTACAATGGTCTAATGGTAAAGAGAGAAGTGGTTCTGCGAAAAGGGTAAATGTTTTCTTAATCAATGAGATCATCAGTTTTTGCGCTGCTTGTGCTATCTCCAATCTCTCGTGATCTGTGAAATTGTACGGATTTGAGATCAGTTGTAGGCCTACCTGAAATTGTGATTAGTTTTGGAGTGAGAAATATATAGTGTTATGGAGCGATATGAAGTGAGTTACATAGTTATTTgttatttgaaaatacatttatGTGGTAAGGTATTGTATGCTTACGTCATAAACTAATAACCAgtgaaattcgaaattattcgaattatttaGTTTACGTAGCTCAACGAGAACTGTcttcaattcaaaatcaatatCGTCGAATTCGTGAGTGGTATTGAGCACGTTAATTTTCCCGAACCAAGGAGGGGTTCCGtagtggatctgaaattttttagtgcAATAGTGTGACGAGATTGTGAACTGCAGAATATTCTACGAGTGATCGTATAACTTACCCGCAAGATGTTGTAGAGACCACATTTGATACAAACTGGATATGGTTTCAATGCTGTTGTGGGTTTAGCATcaattgaaatattgtaaataaGTGATTCTATTTGGATACTTGATTCTGCCTTGAAGCTTTCGGGGATCGTTGTGTTCCAAGTATCATACAAGTTCTGTAACGTGCTACGCTCGAATTGCTGAGATAATTTCGTGCTTATTTTTACAATTGGGTGTTCTTTGAGCGAATTGGTTGAATTATTTCGGTTTCTGTAATCTgtgaaagtagaaaaaaatgttaatttgtaGGCCTTTTTCAAGTAGAAATTCATCCAACGATGACTTACATTTCATCGATGGCATTATCGAAGACGCAATCGCCAATTGAATACCTTCCATTATCCATTTGGACTGATATTCCGT encodes:
- the LOC135837323 gene encoding uncharacterized protein LOC135837323, coding for MSRKSSFFRFINSHCTMKILILITFTLTAISSTRSSNSSEAHDITTLLNNTIAKTFHNMNSVTINKLVLSIENLKSFTFATYADCELGPFENEFYFTGITVTPVKVESAHLRHEFYHNRMTIFFHYLSIEMKGYLGATPDTVHVGFERSLDFKNISIYVIAEPMEGFSKNEFYPYIDFIHYDGYESNYIYSPWFHENLTTDIRYELEIQIKSFLPSLFEFNLRNNENFVQTLHATFCRHPEEEITSHYPSLDIFRTKNYYFIPNITSLHRTLSNITITGMHNFHSHSFADNSGLTVSTLKIQNIRGTVNLHYSGRKFTIFPLYFEVDSISITVDRKQQSIKVTAHNYTVIETKINLSLTEYQSKWIMEGIQLAIASSIMPSMKYYRNRNNSTNSLKEHPIVKISTKLSQQFERSTLQNLYDTWNTTIPESFKAESSIQIESLIYNISIDAKPTTALKPYPVCIKCGLYNILRIHYGTPPWFGKINVLNTTHEFDDIDFELKTVLVELRKLNNSNNFEFHWLLVYDVGLQLISNPYNFTDHERLEIAQAAQKLMISLIKKTFTLFAEPLLSLPLDHCTPPVKIFDDFLPFYADYELPFRVPNSTISKINNVTITQWTNWPSVSVWFDQNPFNESMALSTEVELELPEAEIWMNYNDKSFDKRHLTLTSLQVVNCTYSGEMIVGVNPMPMEYRPQNDETCGQRISKIARIQANLEGILVECFKNLTSLVF